GAAGAAGGCGAGGCCAGGCTGGCCGAGCACGCGGTGACCGTACGGTGTCTGGTCGCGGAGGACGGGTCGGTGCCGAGCGCCGACGACGCGCCCGGTAACGTCGCGGTCGTCGCGCGCGCTTACTGAGGCAGCACCTTCCGGTGCGAGAGCGGCCGAAACGCCTCTTGCGCACCTGCGGATCACAATCGCACCGGCGCGTGGACACGATCTACGCGCCGGGGCGTACCTCACACTACGCACCAGCTTGGTATGAGCTGCGAGGCTTCTCCGCAGATCAGCGCACCCGCCCTCGTCTCCACGCATCAGCGGCAACTGACGGGTACGTGCAAAATATTTGGGATGCCCCGGAATAGGAACACAGGGGCACTCCGGCTCGTTGTCATTACGTGAGCACGACACAGACACCACCTGTACTCGCCGCAGAGCTGGCAGAGGCGTGGGCCGACATTCAGCGGTACCACCCCGAGCTGCCGGACCTTGCCGCGCCAGAGTCCCTGATCGGGGAGTCGTCGTCCGCGTGCGGTCACGAGCTCTCCTTCGAGCGACTGCTTCACGAGGCAGTCCACGGCATCGCCGCCGCGCGAGGCATCCGCGACACCTCCCGCGCCGGCCGCTACCACAACCGCAGATTCCTCGCGATCGCCGAGGAGATGGGCCTGGACCACCCCGAGGAGCCGCACCCGAGCAGCGGCTTCTCACTGGTCACGCTCACCCCCGAGGCGAAGCGTCGGTATCGCCCGACCATCGATCAGCTCCAACGCGCCCTCAAGGCCCACACGGCGGCGACCTCCGCCGACACCGCTCGCTCCTTCCGGGGACCGGCGGCCCGTCACGGCTCCTCCGGAGGCGGGGTCCGGGTCAAGGCGGTCTGCGACTGCGGCCGCAATGTGAGGGTCGTCCCCTCCGTCCTGGCCCAGGCGCCGATCGTCTGCGGGGGCTGCGGCAAGCCGTTCCGCATCCCCGAGATCGTGGGCGCGGCGGCAAGCTGAGATCGCGGCTGCTCGTGGCAGTCGCGGTCTGCCCGAGGGCACCTGGAACGCCGGGTGCCCCTCGGGCATGCACGTGCGCGGCCTCGGTCCGACGTGAGCCGCGGGGTGTGGCACAATGGCTAGCTGTACTCGACAGCCGCACAGGAACCCTCTCGCCTCCGGCTGACGCGTCCATCGGGCACTCGGGTACCGCAACCCCACGCGGCAATCTCGCCGTGCCCAACCACGTCAATTCCAGGAGAACCCACTCCCGTGGCAGTCAAGATCAAGCTGAAGCGTCTGGGCAAGATCCGTTCGCCTCACTACCGCATCGTCGTCGCCGACTCCCGCACCCGCCGTGACGGCCGTGCGATCGAGGAGATCGGCCTGTACCACCCGGTGCAGAACCCCTCGCGCATCGAGGTCGACGCCGACCGTGTGGCGTACTGGCTCGGTGTCGGCGCGCAGCCGACCGAGCCCGTGCTCGCCATCCTGAAGAAGACCGGCGACTGGCAGAAGTTCAAGGGCGAGCCCGCCCCGGCTCCGCTGCTCCAGCCGGCCGAGAAGGCCGCGCGTCCCTCGTTCGAGGCCCTTGGTGGCGACGACGAGGGCAAGGGTGAGGCCATCACCCAGAAGAAGAAGGCTGAGAAGAAGGACGAGGCCGCGGCCGAGTCCGGGTCGACCGAGGCCTGAGCATGCTCGAGGAGGCTCTCGAGCACCTCGTGAAGGGCATCGTCGACAACCCTGACGATGTGCAGGTCGCCTCGCGCGACCTGCGCCGCGGGCGCGTTCTCGAGGTCCGGGTACACCCCGACGACCTCGGCAAGGTGATCGGCCGCAACGGCCGCACCGCGCGTGCCCTGCGCACCGTCGTGGGCGCCATCGGCGGCCGCGGTGTCCGCGTCGACCTCGTCGACGTCGACCACGTCCGCTGACGTCAAACGCAGCACCGGCTCGGGCCGGGGAGGGCCATCGGGCCGTCCCCGGCCCGTAGTCGTATGACAGGAGAGCAAGCACAGTGCAGCTGGTAGTCGCACGGATCGGCCGCGCCCACGGCATCAAGGGCGACGTCACCGTCGAGGTACGAACCGACGAGCCCGAACTCAGGCTCGCCCCCGGCGCCGTCCTGGCCACCGACCCGCCCTCCACGGGGCCGCTCACCATCGAGGCCGGCCGCGTCCACAGCGGTCGTCTTCTCCTGCGCTTCGAGGGCGTGAAGGACCGCACCGCCGCCGAGGCCCTCCGCAACACCCTCCTGATCGCCGAGGTCGATCCGGAGGAGCTGCCGGAGGAGGAGGACGAGTACTACGACCACCAGCTGATGGACCTCGACGTGGTCACCGCGGACGGCGTCGAGGTCGGCCGGATCACCGAGATCTCGCACCTGCCCTCCCAGGACCTCTTCATCGTCGAGCGGCCCGACGGCAGTGAGGTGATGATCCCGTTCGTCGAGGAGATCGTCGCCGAGATCGACCTGGCGGAGCAGAAGGCGGTCATCACACCACCGCCCGGGCTGATCGACGACCGCGCCGAGATCGCGTCCTCCCGGGACTCCGAGGACGAGTCCTGATGCGGCTCGACGTCGTCACGATCTTCCCCGAGTACCTCGAACCCCTGAACGTCTCCCTGGTCGGCAAGGCACGCGCGCGTGGACAGCTGGACGTGCACGTCCACGATCTGCGCGAGTGGACGTACGACCGGCACAACACCGTCGACGACACCCCGTACGGCGGCGGCCCGGGAATGGTCATGAAGACCGACCCCTGGGGGGACGCGCTGGACTGCGTGCTCGCGGACGGCTACGAGACGGGCTCCCACGCGCCCGCGCTCATCGTCCCCACCCCCAGCGGCCGCCCCTTCACCCAGGAACTCGCCGTGGAGCTGTCCGAGTGCCCCTGGCTGATCTTCACTCCGGCGCGCTACGAGGGCATCGACCGCCGAGTGATCGACGAGTACGCAACCCGGATGCCCGTCCACGAGGTGTCCATCGGCGACTACGTCCTCGCCGGCGGCGAAGCGGCCGTGCTGGTGGTCACCGAGGCCGTGGCCCGTCTGCTGCCCGGTGTTCTGGGCAACGCCGAGTCGCACCGGGACGACTCCTTCGCGCCCGGAGCCATGGCGAACCTGCTCGAAGGACCCGTCTACACCAAGCCGCCCGAGTGGCGCGGCCGCGGCATCCCGGACGTGCTGCTCAGCGGGCACCACGGCAAGATCGCCCGCTGGCGCCGCGACGAGGCACTCCGGCGTACGGCGGCCAACCGGCCCGACCTCATCGAGCGCTGTGACCCGGGGGCCTTCGACAAGAAGGACCGCGAGATGCTCTCCATCCTGGGCTGGGCGCCGGACCCGGCGGGGGAGCCGTACGGCCGATTTTGGCGCAGGCCGGAAGCCGTGGAACAATAGGCCGCTGTTGTGCGTCGTCCGGCGTGCGCCCCTGCCACAGGGGGACACGACGCCCGCCCCGGCACGGACAGCCTCCTCACGAAACACTAGCTACCGCCGATGACCTGTGGCATGGGCGAAGAAAGCAGACGAAATGTCTCACCTGCTCGACTCCGTCGACTCCGCGTCGCTGCGCAGCGACATCCCGGCCTTCCGCCCGGGTGACACCGTCAACGTCCACGTCCGCGTCATCGAGGGCAACCGCTCCCGTGTGCAGCAGTTCAAGGGCGTGGTGATCCGTCGCCAGGGCGCCGGTGTCCGCGAGACCTTCACGGTCCGCAAGGTCTCGTTCTCCGTCGGCGTCGAGCGCACCTTCCCGGTGCACACCCCGATCGTCGAGAAGATCGAGCTCGTCACCCGCGGTGACGTGCGCCGCGCGAAGCTGTACTACCTGCGCGAGCTCCGCGGCAAGGCCGCGAAGATCAAGGAGAAGCGCGACAACTGAGCGCTTTTCGGAGGTCACAGCGGGGCCGGATAGCATCTGGCTCCGATGGACACCGAAGCACAGCCGACGGAGCGCGACCGCTCCTCCCGCCCCGCACCAGGGGCCGCGGAGGGACGGTCGCGTTTCGCGTTGGTGTCGCGGATCACCGAGGGGCTGCCGGGGGGCCGGATCTCCCTGGCCCTGCTGCTCTGCCTGGTCTTTCTTCTGCTGATCAGTACGTTCGTGGTCAGACCATTCCAGATTCCCAGCGGATCC
This portion of the Streptomyces canus genome encodes:
- the rpsP gene encoding 30S ribosomal protein S16, with the translated sequence MAVKIKLKRLGKIRSPHYRIVVADSRTRRDGRAIEEIGLYHPVQNPSRIEVDADRVAYWLGVGAQPTEPVLAILKKTGDWQKFKGEPAPAPLLQPAEKAARPSFEALGGDDEGKGEAITQKKKAEKKDEAAAESGSTEA
- a CDS encoding RNA-binding protein, whose product is MLEEALEHLVKGIVDNPDDVQVASRDLRRGRVLEVRVHPDDLGKVIGRNGRTARALRTVVGAIGGRGVRVDLVDVDHVR
- the rimM gene encoding ribosome maturation factor RimM (Essential for efficient processing of 16S rRNA), which produces MQLVVARIGRAHGIKGDVTVEVRTDEPELRLAPGAVLATDPPSTGPLTIEAGRVHSGRLLLRFEGVKDRTAAEALRNTLLIAEVDPEELPEEEDEYYDHQLMDLDVVTADGVEVGRITEISHLPSQDLFIVERPDGSEVMIPFVEEIVAEIDLAEQKAVITPPPGLIDDRAEIASSRDSEDES
- the trmD gene encoding tRNA (guanosine(37)-N1)-methyltransferase TrmD is translated as MRLDVVTIFPEYLEPLNVSLVGKARARGQLDVHVHDLREWTYDRHNTVDDTPYGGGPGMVMKTDPWGDALDCVLADGYETGSHAPALIVPTPSGRPFTQELAVELSECPWLIFTPARYEGIDRRVIDEYATRMPVHEVSIGDYVLAGGEAAVLVVTEAVARLLPGVLGNAESHRDDSFAPGAMANLLEGPVYTKPPEWRGRGIPDVLLSGHHGKIARWRRDEALRRTAANRPDLIERCDPGAFDKKDREMLSILGWAPDPAGEPYGRFWRRPEAVEQ
- the rplS gene encoding 50S ribosomal protein L19 — translated: MSHLLDSVDSASLRSDIPAFRPGDTVNVHVRVIEGNRSRVQQFKGVVIRRQGAGVRETFTVRKVSFSVGVERTFPVHTPIVEKIELVTRGDVRRAKLYYLRELRGKAAKIKEKRDN